The Coffea arabica cultivar ET-39 chromosome 2c, Coffea Arabica ET-39 HiFi, whole genome shotgun sequence genome includes the window GGAGCTTAGAAGACGTTGCCAACCACAGGATTTAATTTGAGGTAAGACAACAATGTAATATTGTAATGTATCCTTTATTTCTTTTGCAATTAAGCTTGAAGTAGACAAAAAATGTTGTGGAATAAAGAAATTAGCCGAGTTAAAATTCCTAAATCCTAAATGGGCGAAACCCTAAATGCTTGCTGTTGGGTTGGGTGAGAACTTGGCCCTTATGTAGGAGTGAAATGACATGTTTACAGCACTATTAAGCTTCACATTTAGTAGTAATAGCCAATATAGTTGTGGCTTTCTTTGTTTTAATGGAGTTTGtcatttgaaaattgaaattatcAATTGAGGTGATATTTAGAGCTGCATATCTGTAGGTAAATGTGACAACAAATAATGAACTCTTTTGTTGTTTGATTTCCTAATTGTCGCTTACTTTTAAGAGACTCTTGTTTCCCCTTCTTCTTGCTTTACACATTTGTTAGTAAATTGGTGCATTTGGTTGTTGGAATAACATTCCAAGTGGGAATTTTCATTGATGATTTGTTGTTCTTACAAGTGAATGAGTTTTGGATAGGATCACTTGTTTAGTTTTAAATGGTTGGCTGGAAATTTCTTTACATGGTTCAAATTGGTGAAATGGTTGCAAATTTTAGAGCATGAAGGAGGCGAAATTGTGCTATTCATTTGTGATATGCACTGCCTGAACTGatttatttacttgttcagTTTTAAATCGTTGTTCTTGTTCATCTATGCTAGGCACTACCTAGTACCTGCTGCTGTCCATTTGTGTAAACCTCTGCTACTATTGCCTTGAAATCTGCTGCTgctatccatttttttttattttatttctactACTGCTACCATTCGCGAGTCACAACTGCTGCGACCTGACTTGTCAATGTAGTGGAGTTGGAGTGACTGGAGTCTGGACTCTACAATCTTTGGCCAATGCTTAACTGCATTTGATTTATGTCTACTACACTATCAAGAAGAAGACATCAATGTTAATTGTTATGAATTAAGCTTGGATATTGGAGCATgtttttttcatttgatttgGCGAATTTTGTACAATTGTGTGTGCTTTAATTTGTGGTTAGTCATCAAAATGGCCTGAATCTTGTCTGAAATGCATAGAATTTGAAGTAGACacaattcaatttcattctccAAGTTTTGAGCTTAAAGGCTCGAAAATGGGGTCTGATTGAGCTTCTATGCTCAAAAGCAGCATTGAGTACTCGAACTCGATATGGCTTGATCTTGACTCGAACTATATCGAGTTGAGTTCAAGTTTTTTTACCCTAACTCAATTGAGCTTGAGCTCGAATCGAGTAGGATGCTAATAGTGATTGAGTTGAGTTTGAATATAGTACTATTCAAATTCGACTTGACTCATATACACCCTTATTATAGAATCTAACATTACTGAAGTAATGGCAGGGGTGTATTCATTATGAATTTATGAGCTTCTTAGTTTAAGGGACTATTCCATAGTTTGGCCAAACCTAAGAGGTAAATTGGCAATTTGGTCAAACTTTAaagaggtaaatgtaattaatctTTCAAATATATGTCCTTTTATTCAGTAAATGTTTAAAATTTTGACCCTAAACtttacttcctttttttttttaacaaaataagagaaaattatCAAGTACATCTAAAACCTTACTTTTTTTGGGGCCAAACAACTAATATTGAATTTTGCTCTATTTATTCCTCCAAGTAACAATTGAATTCTCAAAAgcatgtatttatatatttttgcgCATCACCAAAGGAAAGCAATTATCTAAAATCGAGAGTCAAATATCTTAAGGTGTCATAAGAAAACGATATAAGTTTCTTTTCTGTTAAAGTTTCTGTCTAAATAACttcaagtcaaaaaaaaaagaaaaagaaaaagaagatggaCTAGATATGTGGACATTAATTAAGATCTTTGGGCCTATTCGCACATGATGACACTGGAAGCGAGAAATAAAAAGCAGTGGATCGTCTATTTCATTACTTGTGTTACTTTCtatttgattttttattatattattatttttcttttataaatatcatattttaagttttttttaaaatctaataactattaactaagttaaaaaataaatacaatagtttcaaaaaagtaatatataatataaaattaaaaaacaaagcaaaaaattcattaaaaaatctcattttgtgcattttatttttgagtttgttaaactTTATATATTATTCAATTAATAATTGTTGGATTCTACGGAaacaaaaagaattaaaatatgatatttatgaaaaagaaataacaatataataaaaagtggaatAGAGAGTGATATTGAGAACGAGACATTGTGAAAGTTAGGGATGCTTCAAAATTAAATGCAAAATACCCACTAAACTTTCTCTATGTTGCAAAATACCCCTTAAACTATCAATTTTAGTACAATGCATCCTTAAACGAACAATTCTATCATGATATACTCCAATCCTTGAATTGACAATTTCATCATGATGTACTCCAATCAATTTGACACTAAGGAATTTAACTAGTAAAAGCTAGTCAAAATTCCTAAAATTTATTAAGTGGACAAaatgtttttcctttctctacAACTGAATCATATATGCATATTGAGCGTTTCTTGATCCGTGTATATAAGTCTATTCTATTACATTTTGACAAGTTATCTAGATCCATGAACAttaatgaatttttagtcattCAATCCTCTAGCACCTTATGAATTGGAATAGATCATGTAAATTTATAATTCGAGATCATATAGTGCTGAAATTGATAGTTTCGGGGCACTTTTGTAACCTTAAGAAAAATTCAGGGTCGTCTTCACTTAATCGGTGCTTAATACAGTAACCTCCATAATTATTGACAGTTAACATTTATTTAAACCCTTCAACTACAATTTGCGTCTTTGTTTCCGATTAGAATTTCAAATCTGATCAAAGCCCTccaaatccaaacaaatataaATAGTCACTTTCGATTCTCTTCCCCGCTTTCTCTCAAATTTGCCAGTTCGGAAATAATTTTTCCGTCAATTACTTCTAGGGTTTCCTCAAAATTTCCCCCCAAAATGTCGGCTTCTACAGTTTCCATCACCGCCAACCCCTCCACCACCGCTCGCCGCCGACACGTCGAGAGAAAGCCTATCGACTCAGTTGACTTCGCCACCGAACCCAACAATTTCACCGCCGCTGCTACTACCACCGTGTCACCCGCTGCTGACCATGCGAAATTAACCGTCGGCGATGCAGCCCGAGATGCAGTTGCTCTGGGTAGGAAATCTTTGCCTAATAACGGACCTACTTCTCGGCGGGCCACGGCTACCGCTCGGAAACCTAGTTCAAAGCCGGCGAAGCCGTGGTGGTTGACTGTAATTAGTATTTTCGCGAAGAATTTGGTGCTTTTGGTGGTTTTGCTGGGGTTGGCTCATATTGTTAGACAATTGGCGCTTAAGAATGGGGGGCTAACCGGGGAGGGTGTTAATTTAGTTCCTGGAGATTATAAGGGGAATATGGAGAAAGTGGAGGAGTTTATTAAGTCTACGGCGAAGACGATGAAGATGATGCAGGTGCAAGTGGACGTTCTTGATCGGAAGATTGGGGATGAGATCGGGAGTGTTAAAGgtgaaatttttgagaaaattgaTGCGAAGAGTGGGGAAATTGAAGCAAAATTCAAAGAACTTGGTAGTAGGACTGTTGACTTGGAAAGTTTTGTCGGTGAATTGGGAGGAAAGATGGAGAATTGGTTGTCAAAAGAGGAATTCAATAAGTTTTTGGAGGAGTTTAAGAAGGGAAAAGGCGGGGATTCAGTGAGTCTTGATGAGGTTAGAGTTTTCGCGAGGGGGATCGTGGAGAGGGAGATAGAGAAGCATGCAGCTGATGGATTAGGGAGTGTGGACTATGCCTTGGCATCTGCTGGAGGCATGGTGTTGAAGCATTCAGAGCCCTATACGCCGGGGGGTTTGATAAGTGGCCCTAGTTGGATCCCGCTGACCAATCGGCACAAGGTTTACAGTGATGCTGAGAAGATGTTGCGTCCGAGTTTTGGCGAACCTGGTCAGTGTTTCCCCCTTAAAGGTAGCAGTGGGTTTGTGCAAATCAAACTGAGGACGGCAATCATTCCTGAGGCTGTAACGCTGGAACATGTTGCTGAGGTGATGTTGTCATGTCTTTCTAGTTTTTACTAGTCATCTAAGTTTCTAAGTTTTACTATGATGAGactatttttttgttgttgacTTTCAGAACGTACAACTTATGTGTGTCCTTGAATTGATTGATTACTTGTTTCATTTGAGGTCAGTGTATGCCTGACCTGATTGCTGTGTTGCtgactttcatttttcttttcttttcttttcttttctttagttGCTTATGGAATACTGTAATTGACTTCTTTAAGCAAAGACTGGTTGTAAGCTAGGAATGCGGACCAAATCAGATGATACCTTAGTATTTAAGCTTAGGTTAACTGAGAAAGTATCAGTCTTTGCATTGATAACCTCTCTGGAAGTATCCAGTACTGGTattcaattgattttttttacattatcaaacaaaataggaaaaaaatttatGTTCTAATAATTAGAGTTGGGTTCCTACTGGTCTGATGGCTTTTTAGATTTGTCCGTCAGTGCTTGTAGAACAGAAGAAAGTAGAAATTGTCAACAAGCATTATTTGTGAGACCAGAAAGATGTGAATTCTTATTTGTTGGTCTAGCTAGTACATTGGAACCAAGTTCATGTTGAATTAAAATGGTTACCTCTACTGTTGCAAATATTGTGAACAAAGAAGTGTTGTTATCTTTTTTTGACTAGAGCATGACTCGAATGTTCACAACTTTCTTTAAAGTTGTGAGAATTTggaatattttcttttcttttagttgtGTAGTTCAATGGCTAATGACTATCTTCTAAATTTTAGTAAAAACCTCAACAGCCGCATTCTTTAGATTTCCATTCTTTTTGTGACCTGTTAAGATATTTTCACATGATCAATCTGGAGCTTCTTTGGTTCATAGGATGGTTGATGGCATGTGTTTTGGTTACTCGTCAGCTTTGTGCGTTGACACTTAAGACTTCTATCTGAGTTATGTGAGATGAAATTGCCTGTGTGAGGTAACTGAGGATGAATGGTCATTGGCCTTTAAGATGTTGAATCAGTATTTCAGCTTGTatgaattgttttcttttgaatgcTTTATAGTTAGTCATCACTTTTATTTGTCAATGGTAATCATGTTCGGTAGGACTTGCAATAGGGATTCTTATGTCTAAGTGCTAGAAAAAGACTCTTCAAAGTATTTATAGAATAAAGGAGTGCATGTTATAGTTTGGTTTTCTTTAAAAGAGCAAGAGCTTAACTCATCTTACCTAACAACTGTCTTTTTCCCCTGAACTCCATACTCTCCGTGCTGGTAAGAAGATTCAAGAATTTTTTCCCACATGGAAAAGGTGATCGCT containing:
- the LOC113727376 gene encoding SUN domain-containing protein 2-like, whose product is MSASTVSITANPSTTARRRHVERKPIDSVDFATEPNNFTAAATTTVSPAADHAKLTVGDAARDAVALGRKSLPNNGPTSRRATATARKPSSKPAKPWWLTVISIFAKNLVLLVVLLGLAHIVRQLALKNGGLTGEGVNLVPGDYKGNMEKVEEFIKSTAKTMKMMQVQVDVLDRKIGDEIGSVKGEIFEKIDAKSGEIEAKFKELGSRTVDLESFVGELGGKMENWLSKEEFNKFLEEFKKGKGGDSVSLDEVRVFARGIVEREIEKHAADGLGSVDYALASAGGMVLKHSEPYTPGGLISGPSWIPLTNRHKVYSDAEKMLRPSFGEPGQCFPLKGSSGFVQIKLRTAIIPEAVTLEHVAESVAYDRSSAPKNCRVSGWLQGDSSDLVADAEKMLLLTEFVYDLEKNNVQTFDVVDSARANAINMIKFEFSSNHGSPSHTCIYRLRVHGQEPNSVSTFAMQS